In one window of Polaromonas naphthalenivorans CJ2 DNA:
- a CDS encoding Hsp70 family protein translates to MSALAAPAAPVHACGIDFGTSNSTAGWSRPGQRALLALEEGKLTLPSVIFFHAEDAHVSYGRAALADYLEGHEGRLMRSLKSLLGTSMMDEYTEVAGRAMPFKELLAHFIGELKRRAEVAAGHEFTRAVLGRPVFFVDDDPVADQRAQDTLEDIARQAGLREIAFQYEPIAAAFDYESQISREELVLVVDIGGGTSDFTLIRVGPERAGRAERRDDILASGGVHIGGTDFDKALSLASMMPMLGLGSLLKSGREMPSSHYFNLATWHTINQAYTKKAWAQIAELHRDAADRPRLERLQSVVRERAGHWLALQVEEAKIALSNAEATDIDIGRIAAGESVTLHRAGLDRAIDGLVTSVEQTVARLLSDAGITAAGIDTVFFTGGSSGVPLLRERVLALTPQARCVEGDLFGSIGAGLALDAQRKFA, encoded by the coding sequence ATGAGCGCCCTGGCCGCGCCGGCTGCGCCCGTGCATGCCTGCGGAATTGACTTCGGCACCTCCAACTCGACCGCCGGCTGGAGCCGCCCGGGGCAGCGCGCCCTGCTGGCGCTGGAGGAGGGCAAGCTGACGCTGCCTTCGGTGATCTTTTTTCATGCCGAAGACGCCCATGTCAGCTATGGCCGCGCCGCGCTGGCCGACTACCTCGAAGGCCATGAAGGCCGGCTGATGCGCTCGCTCAAGAGCTTGCTCGGCACCTCGATGATGGACGAATACACCGAAGTGGCGGGGCGTGCCATGCCGTTCAAGGAGTTGCTGGCGCATTTCATCGGCGAACTCAAGCGCCGGGCCGAAGTGGCGGCAGGGCATGAATTTACCCGCGCCGTGCTCGGCCGGCCGGTGTTTTTTGTCGATGACGACCCGGTGGCCGACCAGCGCGCCCAGGACACTCTGGAGGATATTGCCCGCCAGGCCGGCCTGCGCGAGATCGCTTTCCAGTACGAGCCGATTGCCGCCGCGTTCGACTACGAGTCGCAGATTTCGCGCGAGGAACTGGTGCTGGTGGTTGATATTGGCGGCGGCACGTCCGACTTCACCCTGATCCGCGTCGGCCCCGAGCGTGCCGGCCGGGCCGAGCGGCGCGACGATATTTTGGCCAGCGGCGGCGTGCATATCGGCGGCACCGACTTTGACAAGGCCCTGAGCCTGGCCAGCATGATGCCCATGCTGGGGCTGGGCAGCCTGCTGAAAAGCGGGCGCGAAATGCCCTCAAGCCATTACTTCAACCTGGCGACCTGGCACACCATCAACCAGGCCTATACCAAAAAGGCATGGGCGCAGATTGCCGAGCTGCACCGCGACGCCGCTGACCGGCCCCGGCTGGAGAGGCTGCAAAGCGTGGTCCGCGAACGCGCCGGCCACTGGCTGGCGCTGCAGGTCGAAGAGGCCAAGATTGCCCTGTCCAATGCCGAGGCCACGGATATCGACATTGGCCGCATTGCCGCCGGCGAAAGCGTGACGCTGCACCGCGCCGGGCTGGACCGGGCGATTGACGGGCTGGTGACTTCGGTCGAGCAGACAGTCGCCCGCCTGCTGAGCGATGCGGGAATCACCGCCGCCGGCATTGACACCGTGTTTTTCACCGGTGGCTCCAGCGGCGTGCCCTTGCTGCGCGAGCGGGTGCTGGCGCTGACGCCGCAGGCTAGGTGCGTCGAAGGCGATTTGTTCGGCAGCATCGGCGCCGGGCTGGCGCTGGATGCGCAGCGAAAATTCGCTTAA